From Vigna unguiculata cultivar IT97K-499-35 chromosome 5, ASM411807v1, whole genome shotgun sequence, the proteins below share one genomic window:
- the LOC114184774 gene encoding polyadenylate-binding protein RBP47-like, which produces MIELKWKSPYAFVVDSLMYAQVCIRLDIAFVVNALNVLGRYLSDPGLGHWKAVIGCFDLDFAGYPDDRKSTFGFGFMMEGEVISWKRVKQTLTTTPEGDTGRCKANTCVKFSDENERNRAMTEMNGVYCSTRAMRISAATPKKTTAGYAAPAPVPKPVYQIPAYTAPVQAQPPEYDANNTTIFVGSLDLNVSEEELKQNFLQFGEIVSVKIPPGKGCGFVQFGTRQSAEEAIQKMQGKMIDQQVVRISWGRTLAARQREATLQFFTTNASAMQNTRKDCDS; this is translated from the exons ATGATAGAGTTGAAATGGAAAAGTCCATATGCTTTTGTTGTTGATAGTTTAATGTATGCTCAAGTTTGTATTCGCCTTGATATTGCTTTTGTTGTAAATGCTTTAAATGTTTTAGGGAGATACTTGAGCGATCCAGGTTTGGGTCATTGGAAAGCC GTCATTGGTTGTTTTGATCTTGATTTTGCTGGTTACCCTGACGACCGAAAATCTACTTTCGGATTTGGTTTTATGATGGAAGGAGAAGTTATTTCTTGGAAGAGGGTTAAACAAACTCTTACAACTACTCCTGAAGGCG ACACGGGCCGCTGCAAGGCTAACACATGCGTGAAATTCTCCGACGAGAACGAACGCAACCGCGCCATGACCGAGATGAACGGGGTTTATTGCTCCACCAGAGCCATGCGCATTAGCGCCGCCACGCCCAAGAAAACCACCGCTGGTTACGCCGCGCCCGCACCTGTCCCCAAACCGGTTTACCAGATTCCGGCGTACACTGCGCCGGTTCAAGCTCAACCTCCGGAGTATGATGCTAATAACACTACC ATTTTTGTTGGTAGTTTGGATCTTAATGTGTCTGAGGAGGAACTGAAGCAAAACTTTCTGCAATTTGGAGAAATTGTTTCTGTTAAAATTCCGCCTGGCAAGGGATGTGGCTTTGTTCAATTTGGGACTAG GCAATCTGCTGAAGAAGCTATTCAAAAAATGCAGGGAAAGATGATAGACCAACAAGTGGTCAGGATTTCTTGGGGTAGGACCCTAGCTGCTAGACAG
- the LOC114184775 gene encoding polyadenylate-binding protein RBP47B'-like, whose product MVALQGYHQPSTIEEVRTLWIGDLQYWVDEAYLNHCFTHTGEVLSIKIIRNKITSQPEAYGFIEFVSHAAVERVLQTYNDMQMLDTEQTFRLNWASFDIDERRPDAGLEHSIFVGDLASDVTDFLLEETFWVHYPSVRGAKVVTVLYFI is encoded by the coding sequence ATGGTGGCGTTGCAGGGGTACCACCAACCTTCGACAATCGAGGAAGTGAGAACCCTATGGATTGGGGATTTGCAGTATTGGGTGGACGAGGCTTACCTCAACCACTGTTTTACCCACACTGGTGAGGTTCTCTCCATCAAAATCATCCGCAACAAGATTACGAGCCAACCCGAGGCTTACGGTTTCATCGAGTTTGTTTCCCACGCGGCAGTGGAGCGCGTGCTCCAGACCTACAATGACATGCAAATGCTCGACACCGAACAAACCTTTAGGCTCAATTGGGCCTCTTTCGACATCGATGAGCGCAGGCCCGACGCGGGCCTAGAACATTCCATCTTCGTGGGCGATCTTGCTTCCGATGTAACCGATTTTCTTCTCGAAGAAACCTTCTGGGTCCACTATCCCTCCGTTCGCGGCGCCAAGGTCGTCACagtgttgtattttatataa
- the LOC114183585 gene encoding extensin-2-like — protein MRTSAGPRHWPRLIYGLAFCLIAITVAGDDYNYKPYYASQPTYYSPPEHAKHPPHHYKKPPHAHKSPPSPYVYKSPPPPSPSPPPPYIYKSPPPPSPSPPPPYVYKSPPPPSPSPPPPYVYKSPPPPSPSPPPPYVYKSPPPPSPSPPPPYVYKSPPPPSSSPPPPYVYKSPPPPSPSPPPPYVYKSPPPPSPSPPPPYVYKSPPPPSPSPPPPYVYKSPPPPPYVYKSPPPPSPSPPPPYVYKSPPPPSPSPPPPYIHKSPPYVYKSPPPPSPSPPPPYVYKSPPPPSPSPPPPYVYKSPPPPSPSPPPPYVYKSPPPPSPSPPPPYIHKSPSYVYKSPPPPSPSPPPPYVYKSPPPPSPSPPPPYIYKSPPPPSHSPPPPYVYKSPPPPFPSPPPPYVYKSPPPPSPSPPPPYIYKSPPPPSHSTSPYVHKSPYVYKSPPPPSPSPPPPYVYKSPPPPPHYVHKYPPHHLPYLYNSPPPPAGY, from the coding sequence ATGAGAACATCGGCAGGGCCGAGGCACTGGCCTCGACTCATCTATGGATTGGCATTTTGTCTAATTGCTATCACTGTGGCTGGTGATGATTATAACTATAAGCCTTACTATGCATCCCAGCCAACCTATTACTCTCCACCAGAGCATGCAAAACACCCACCCCACCATTACAAAAAACCTCCACATGCACACAAATCTCCACCTTCACCTTATGTCTATAAGTCACCACCACCTCCCtctccttcaccaccacctcCATATATCTACAAGTCTCCTCCACCACCATCCCCATCACCACCCCCACCATATGTTTATAAGTCTCCTCCACCTCCATCTCCTTCACCACCCCCTCCATACGTGTATAAATCTCCTCCACCTCCATCCCCATCACCACCCCCTCCTTACGTTTACAAGTCTCCACCACCTCCATCCCCCTCACCTCCCCCTCCTTATGTCTACAAGTCTCCACCACCTCCATCCTCCTCACCTCCTCCACCATATGTGTACAAGTCTCCTCCTCCACCATCTCCATCACCTCCACCTCCTTATGTCTACAAGTCCCCACCTCCACCATCTCCATCACCTCCCCCTCCTTATGTTTACAAGTCTCCACCACCTCCATCCCCCTCACCTCCCCCACCATATGTCTACAAGTCTCCTCCTCCACCCCCTTATGTCTACAAATCTCCCCCTCCACCATCTCCATCACCTCCACCTCCTTATGTCTACAAGTCTCCACCACCTCCATCCCCCTCACCTCCTCCACCATATATTCACAAGTCTCCTCCATATGTCTACAAATCTCCCCCTCCACCATCTCCATCACCTCCCCCTCCTTATGTGTACAAGTCTCCACCACCTCCATCCCCCTCGCCTCCTCCACCATATGTATATAAGTCTCCTCCTCCACCATCTCCCTCACCTCCCCCTCCTTATGTATACAAGTCTCCACCACCTCCATCCCCCTCACCTCCTCCACCATATATTCACAAGTCTCCTTCATACGTCTACAAATCTCCCCCTCCACCATCTCCATCACCTCCCCCTCCTTATGTCTACAAGtccccaccaccaccatctccaTCACCACCCCctccatatatttataagtCTCCTCCCCCACCATCCCATTCACCACCTCCTCCGTATGTCTACAAgtctccaccaccaccattcccatcaccaccacctccttatgTCTATAAATCTCCACCACCTCCATCCCCTTCACCTCCACCACCATATATCTACAAGTCACCACCACCTCCATCCCACTCGACTTCACCATATGTCCACAAGTCCCCATACGTCTACAAATCTCCTCCCCCTCCATCTCCTTCACCTCCTCCTCCATACGTGTACAAGTCTCCACCTCCACCTCCTCATTATGTTCACAAGTACCCGCCACATCACCTACCTTACCTCTATAACTCCCCACCGCCTCCTGCAGGCTATTAA
- the LOC114183740 gene encoding E3 ubiquitin-protein ligase BIG BROTHER-like, translated as MEVRYSNMSYPYSTAGSFIEYVEGLTYEHVNFIFSGASHAQESSYPSSSTTSFYKSGLFEPDSTSYHQDSNGYEVNYHEQLMDEYRRHSENSATINEQMATVRIEREGVNNVTLDSSTECPRRHHNDFNDYEVSWEDNIDPDNMTYEELLELGETVGTECRGLTQEQISSIPVSKYKCGRFFFFRKKSREERCVICQMEYRRGDKRMTLPCKHAYHASCGNKWLSINKACPMCYRDVIVDVSKHK; from the exons ATGGAGGTCCGTTACAGTAACATGAGCTATCCCTATAGTACAGCAGGAAGCTTTATTGAATATGTTGAAGGTCTTACATACGAAcatgttaacttcattttttctGGTGCCTCACATGCTCAG GAGAGTTCATACCCTTCAAGTTCAACTACAAGCTTTTACAAATCTGGGCTGTTTGAACCAGACAGTACCTCGTACCATCAGGATAGTAATGGTTACGAGGTGAATTATCATGAACAATTGATGGATGAGTATAGAAGGCACTCGGAAAACTCTGCAACAATCAATGAACAGATGGCAACAGTACGTATAGAAAGGGAAGGAGTAAACAATGTCACACTAGACAGTTCTACTGAAT GTCCGAGAAGGCATCATAATGATTTCAATGACTATGag gTCAGTTGGGAAGACAATATTGATCCTGACAACATGACCTATGAG GAACTACTTGAATTAGGTGAGACAGTTGGAACTGAGTGTCGTGGTCTCACCCAAGAACAAATTTCATCGATTCCAGTATCGAAATACAAGTGTGGCCGCTTTTTCTTCTTTAGGAAGAAGTCACGGGAGGAGAG ATGCGTGATTTGTCAGATGGAATATAGAAGAGGGGACAAGAGGATGACTTTACCATGCAAACATGCCTATCATGCTAGCTGTGGGAACAAATGGCTTAGCATCAATAAG GCTTGCCCTATGTGTTACAGAGACGTGATTGTGGATGTGTCAAAACACAAATAA